CTCAGTACCTTTTGCAACACATGCGTGAATTGCCTGAACATAAAACTGAAGTCAAAGGCAAATGGCAGCAGGCAAAAATTCCAGAGAGTTTATTAAAACCTGCTCAGGAAAAGCTTGATAAAGCTGAATATAAAAAAGAGCTTGATAAACTCAGTAAAAAAATTGCCGATACCATGCGGTTTGATAAACGAAATTTTGTGATTGCTTTTGAAGGAATGGATGCTTCGGGCAAAGGCGGTGCCATTAAACGAATTGTGAAAAACTTAGACCCACGTGAATATGATATTCATTGTATTGGTGCTCCCGAACGCTTTGAAGCAAGACATCCGTACTTGTGGCGTTTTTGGAATCGTATTAATGAAGCCGAAAAAATTACGATTTTTGACCGTACCTGGTATGGCCGAGTGTTGGTAGAACGTGTTGAAGATTTCGCCTCGCCTTTAGAGTGGCAGAGGGCATATGATGAAATTAATCGCTTTGAAAAAGATTTATTTGATAGTGAAACGATTGTCGTAAAAATTTGGTTAGCGATTAGTAAAGATGAGCAAGAACAGCGTTTTAAAGCTCGAGAAGAGACTCCACATAAACGCTTTAAAATCACTGCGGAAGATTGGCGTAACCGTGATAAGTGGGATGATTATTTAAAGGCCGCGGCCGATATGTTTGAACGAACCAGTACCGAATATGCGCCTTGGCATATTGTGGCAACTGACGATAAATATACGGCGCGTTTAGAAGTGTTAAAAGCGATTTTAAAACAGTTAAAGGCAGACTAAGGTCTCCTTTAACTGTTTAAATATTATTGAGTCGTTGTTTGTGCAAGTTGATCACTGATTGATGGGGATTCTATAGCAAGAGTTTGTCGATTACGAAATACAATAAGCGTTGCAATCAAACTAATAATTGCGGCAAACATTAACCAGAAAGCAGGCATACTTTTGCTGCCAGATTCTTGTACAAGATAGGTGGCAATCATAGGTGTTAAACCACCAAATATAGAAGTGGCAAGACTATACGCTACAGAAAAACCAGCAATTCTTACAGAGCTTGGCATCATTTCAGTGAGGGAAACAACCAATGCTCCGTTATAAAAACTATAGAGCAGAGATAGCCAAAGTAAAGAAATTAACATATGTCCCAAACTAATGTTTTGAGTCAGCCAGCTTAATAGAGGATATGCACTTATAAAAATTAAAACGGTTGTGGTGATTAATAATGGTTTTCGACCAATTTTATCTGATAAATAACCGCCTATAGGTAATAAAATAAAATTACTTGCCCCCACCATCACCGTTGCAAGTAAGCTTTCCGTACTTGTTAAATGTAGGACTTCTTTTCCATAGGTTGGGGTATAAACTGTAATGAAATAGAACATGGTTGTGGTTGTTGCAACCATACACATTCCAACGATTACAATTTTCCAGTTCG
This window of the Acinetobacter sp. XH1741 genome carries:
- a CDS encoding phosphate--AMP phosphotransferase, translated to MSEQQPKFEIRDKEQLSVDLIEAQYALKDSRGKKNAKSTLILMSGIELAGKGEAVKQLREWLDPRYLRVKADAPRVLNDTEAFWQSYSEFIPTEGQIVVMFGNWYSDLLVTATHVSEPLDEARFDAYVENMRSFEQDLKNNYVDVIKVWFDLSWKSLQKRLDKIDPSEQHWHKLHGLDWRNKKQYDTLQKLRRRFTDDWYIIDGEDEAQRDQFFAQYLLQHMRELPEHKTEVKGKWQQAKIPESLLKPAQEKLDKAEYKKELDKLSKKIADTMRFDKRNFVIAFEGMDASGKGGAIKRIVKNLDPREYDIHCIGAPERFEARHPYLWRFWNRINEAEKITIFDRTWYGRVLVERVEDFASPLEWQRAYDEINRFEKDLFDSETIVVKIWLAISKDEQEQRFKAREETPHKRFKITAEDWRNRDKWDDYLKAAADMFERTSTEYAPWHIVATDDKYTARLEVLKAILKQLKAD